AGAAATGTAAATTTTTCTCTTTTAAGTTCTATAGATATTCTAACCTTTGGCTTCCCTTGTAATGATTTTAGTGTTGTAGGAACCCAGAAAGGAATCGAAGGAGTTTTTGGACCTCTTTATTCATACGGAGTAAAAGCACTTCATTTTTTTAAGCCAAAATGTTTTCTAGCAGAAAATGTTAGCGGTTTACGAAATGCTAATGATGGTAAAACCTTCAAGTTAATTTTAAGAGAGTTATTTGAAGCGGGATATAATATATATCCGCATCTTTATAAGTTCGAAGAATATGGAATTCCACAAAGAAGACATAGAATTATCATAATAGGAATAAGAGAAGATTTAGATTTAGAGTATTATATACCCATGCCCACGTTTAAAACAAAAACATGTAGAGAAGCAATAGAAATACCTCCAATTACATGTAATTTTCCAAACCATGTCTTTACAAAACAAACAAAAAAAGTAATTGAAAGATTAAAATACATTAAGCCTGGTGAAAATGTTTTTACTGCCAATATTCCAAAACATCTTCAATTAAATATAAAAGGTGCAAAAATAAGCCAAATTTACAAAAGGTTAGAACCTGACAAACCAGCATATACGGTTACAGGAAGTGGAGGAGGAGGCACACATATATATCATTGGAGGGAAAATAGAGCTTTAACAAATAGAGAGAGAGCCCGCCTTCAAACATTTCCTGATAATTTCATTTTTTATGGACTTAAAGAAAGTGTAAGAAAACAAATTGGGATGGCAGTTCCTCCATATGCTTCAAAAATAATTTTAGAATCAATATTGAAGTGTTTTGCTGGAATTCCTTATGAACATGTTGAAAACAATATTAAATTTGAAGAAAGGTGTATTAGATAGCAAATTAATGATTAACGACCAATTATTTGAAAAAGTTCTGATTGAACCAATTAAAAACGGAGCAGATAAACTATTAATAGTTTCTGGATTTGCATCTCCAGCAATGGTTTTACATCATTTCGAGGAAGTTAAAAGGATTGACAAAAAGATTGAAGTTCATCTTAT
The sequence above is drawn from the Methanofastidiosum sp. genome and encodes:
- a CDS encoding DNA cytosine methyltransferase, which codes for RNVNFSLLSSIDILTFGFPCNDFSVVGTQKGIEGVFGPLYSYGVKALHFFKPKCFLAENVSGLRNANDGKTFKLILRELFEAGYNIYPHLYKFEEYGIPQRRHRIIIIGIREDLDLEYYIPMPTFKTKTCREAIEIPPITCNFPNHVFTKQTKKVIERLKYIKPGENVFTANIPKHLQLNIKGAKISQIYKRLEPDKPAYTVTGSGGGGTHIYHWRENRALTNRERARLQTFPDNFIFYGLKESVRKQIGMAVPPYASKIILESILKCFAGIPYEHVENNIKFEERCIR